The Deltaproteobacteria bacterium genome contains a region encoding:
- a CDS encoding helix-turn-helix domain-containing protein, translated as MNSLLQYEPTGMSKTTSEGVVQTAATNDEVYECTQAFRKLMPYVFAVASVGSLNSNCINNSTFYPTGSNNLAALIQNETFQPERLVFNQEPVNEMLANFRAAFLLTIKEAAAILRVERPTIYAWLSENVRPHADNLRRLHELSNLAKEYASRAQGAITPIRKYAAPQGESVFELMCQEPLDILKIREALHQITHVSKDVEKPKRHRSAREAARALGLDPTALASQERLDFETGKRIADDNEV; from the coding sequence ATGAATTCTTTATTACAATACGAACCTACAGGGATGAGTAAAACAACTTCTGAAGGTGTTGTACAAACTGCCGCAACAAACGATGAAGTATATGAATGTACACAAGCATTCAGAAAATTAATGCCTTATGTATTTGCAGTTGCGTCTGTAGGCAGCCTCAACTCAAATTGTATAAACAATAGCACTTTTTACCCAACAGGTAGCAATAATTTAGCAGCGTTAATACAGAATGAAACATTTCAACCTGAGCGTTTAGTATTTAATCAAGAGCCAGTAAATGAAATGCTTGCTAATTTTAGGGCGGCATTTTTACTAACAATTAAAGAGGCCGCTGCAATTTTGCGTGTAGAACGTCCAACAATTTATGCTTGGCTTAGTGAGAACGTTAGACCACACGCAGATAATCTACGTCGACTTCATGAACTTTCTAATTTAGCAAAAGAATATGCTTCACGAGCACAAGGTGCAATTACACCAATTCGTAAATATGCAGCCCCTCAAGGTGAGTCTGTTTTTGAGCTTATGTGCCAAGAGCCACTAGATATTTTAAAAATACGTGAAGCATTGCATCAGATTACCCATGTTTCTAAAGATGTTGAGAAACCAAAAAGACACCGCAGCGCCAGAGAAGCAGCTCGCGCTTTAGGGCTAGATCCCACAGCTCTTGCTTCACAAGAACGCTTAGATTTTGAAACTGGAAAAAGAATTGCAGATGATAACGAGGTTTAA
- a CDS encoding DUF362 domain-containing protein gives MPLSRRHFLAGTAAVAGLSLWPIRRLLAAQLPDIIDVSGSDPEKMVNAALEAIGGIKRIVKRGDFVVLKPNAGFANPPDWGTTTHPQTVVAVAKACLNAGAKRVTIVEYPQGNVSKCLKRCGLQAALTAVPEVQVKLLGAAEDFKSVNIAKGKACKKVEVAKLVLSADVLINIPAAKAHTETTVSLGLKNAMGLIKDRAAFHTQFDLHQAIADLGHVIKPQLTIVDATRALLTNGPAGPGETVTPGRLAVGRNVTSVDAYALSLARFAQRQLSANDVKHIAFAGAAGLGEVNIAKLKVKKVQA, from the coding sequence ATGCCGCTTAGTCGTCGTCATTTTCTTGCTGGAACCGCTGCGGTAGCTGGTCTGTCATTATGGCCAATTCGTCGTTTATTAGCAGCCCAACTACCTGATATTATAGATGTTTCAGGTAGTGACCCAGAAAAAATGGTAAATGCCGCGCTAGAAGCTATAGGTGGTATTAAGCGTATTGTTAAACGCGGTGACTTTGTTGTGCTTAAACCTAATGCTGGTTTTGCTAATCCGCCGGATTGGGGCACCACCACTCATCCGCAAACCGTGGTGGCAGTTGCAAAAGCTTGCCTTAATGCTGGTGCCAAACGAGTTACCATCGTTGAATATCCACAGGGTAATGTAAGTAAGTGCCTAAAACGCTGTGGCTTACAAGCGGCGCTGACGGCAGTGCCAGAGGTGCAAGTAAAACTGCTTGGTGCTGCTGAAGATTTTAAATCGGTAAATATTGCCAAAGGCAAAGCGTGCAAAAAAGTTGAAGTTGCTAAGTTGGTATTGTCAGCAGATGTTTTAATTAACATACCAGCCGCAAAAGCCCACACTGAAACTACCGTTTCGCTAGGGTTAAAAAATGCTATGGGGTTAATTAAAGACCGTGCGGCTTTTCATACGCAATTTGATTTGCATCAAGCTATTGCTGATTTAGGTCATGTTATTAAGCCGCAATTAACTATTGTTGATGCGACTCGTGCTTTGCTTACTAATGGTCCGGCAGGCCCTGGCGAGACCGTTACTCCAGGACGTTTGGCTGTTGGGCGCAATGTCACTTCAGTTGATGCCTATGCATTATCGTTGGCGCGTTTTGCACAACGACAGTTGTCGGCAAATGACGTAAAGCATATCGCATTTGCTGGTGCCGCAGGTTTGGGTGAAGTTAATATTGCTAAGCTTAAAGTTAAAAAGGTGCAGGCCTAA
- a CDS encoding HEPN domain-containing protein, producing MSPKSIEALAMLPNEVQMQLTDIAEVFAAVPAVELFLLFGSYARGDYVIDHNTGYRSDFDLLAVTKTAKDAADYNIFMGLEERTRQIAGKTPVSLIRHDIAELNREIRMGQFFFADIIREGIVLYDSHHVQLAKPKAVTLQERFELTRGYFNTWFASASSLWTVAHHIPFIERRMAAFLLHQAAERFYHAVTLVYDGYKHRTHNLELLASYAEPHHQLLQPSLARTSADDEHYFSLLKRAYIEARYSLKYDVTKPELTEMYLRVFDFAKRVRSVCLEKLASYFGAEALGELPDIEENVDLNELPPPPDNLNDQEALDLWQMVVKRFVQKRGDERYEEGHEAGKQEGEFIGELRGKVQERAQAIIDVLAQRNIAISDTEREQILNTRDEEMLKLYWQRVFEVQSVTQMFVINGKI from the coding sequence ATGAGCCCTAAGAGCATAGAAGCATTGGCGATGTTGCCGAACGAAGTACAAATGCAGCTTACTGATATTGCTGAAGTCTTTGCTGCCGTACCTGCCGTCGAGTTGTTTTTATTATTTGGCAGCTATGCCCGTGGCGATTATGTGATTGATCACAATACCGGTTATCGCTCAGACTTTGATTTATTGGCAGTTACTAAAACCGCCAAAGATGCAGCAGATTATAACATTTTTATGGGTCTTGAAGAGCGCACTCGACAAATTGCCGGCAAAACCCCAGTTTCACTTATTCGCCACGATATTGCCGAGCTCAATCGCGAAATTCGTATGGGGCAATTTTTCTTTGCCGACATAATCCGCGAAGGCATCGTGCTTTATGATTCACATCATGTGCAATTAGCTAAGCCTAAGGCAGTTACTCTGCAAGAGCGTTTTGAATTAACGCGGGGGTATTTCAACACTTGGTTTGCCAGCGCCAGTTCATTGTGGACCGTGGCGCATCATATTCCATTTATTGAGCGACGTATGGCGGCTTTTTTGCTGCACCAAGCCGCCGAGCGTTTTTATCATGCGGTAACTTTAGTTTATGATGGCTATAAACATCGCACGCATAATCTTGAGTTGTTAGCCTCATACGCCGAGCCTCATCATCAACTGTTGCAACCCTCATTAGCGCGCACTAGTGCTGACGACGAACATTATTTTTCACTACTCAAACGTGCTTATATTGAAGCGAGATACTCATTAAAATATGATGTCACTAAACCTGAGCTTACCGAGATGTATTTGCGCGTATTTGATTTTGCCAAGCGCGTGCGCAGTGTCTGTCTTGAAAAATTAGCATCATATTTTGGCGCTGAAGCATTAGGTGAGCTGCCTGATATTGAAGAGAATGTTGATCTTAACGAACTACCCCCACCACCTGATAATTTAAATGATCAAGAAGCATTAGATTTGTGGCAAATGGTAGTCAAACGCTTTGTACAAAAGCGTGGTGATGAAAGGTATGAAGAGGGGCATGAAGCTGGGAAGCAAGAAGGTGAATTTATTGGCGAACTGCGCGGCAAAGTACAAGAACGCGCCCAAGCAATTATCGATGTATTAGCGCAACGTAACATTGCTATTAGTGACACTGAGCGTGAGCAAATATTAAATACCCGCGATGAAGAAATGTTAAAGCTCTATTGGCAGCGGGTGTTTGAGGTGCAGAGTGTGACACAAATGTTTGTAATCAATGGTAAAATATAA
- a CDS encoding TIGR04255 family protein, producing the protein MNRTLPPLKLEKSPLVLALAQIRFSAVLKMEKFIPDLQEILRHKGFPKFFETQSQEFQQGPQKIELIPTPRWGFADKTLQHVVLIAPNFITLQTNNYDVFEKFVDTLQIIFRAVNEVVAPALVERIGLRYIDLIRPQAEEPLTKYLSEGLHGLHGLNAAKLEVQSLQHRFETIGKTDNGILVIRLSQNKEAKFLPPELDPVGLKFDLDISRNELVTLLDIDHFSITQLDMDEQVVVDTMWNLHDHCDRVFREAVTPYALQKWGSKDIPMS; encoded by the coding sequence GTGAACCGAACTTTACCGCCACTAAAGCTTGAAAAATCGCCTCTTGTTTTAGCATTAGCGCAAATTCGTTTTTCTGCTGTGCTAAAAATGGAAAAATTTATTCCAGATTTACAGGAAATATTACGTCATAAAGGATTTCCAAAGTTTTTTGAAACGCAGTCGCAAGAATTTCAGCAAGGCCCACAAAAAATAGAGTTGATACCAACTCCTCGATGGGGGTTTGCAGATAAAACATTACAGCATGTAGTATTAATCGCACCAAATTTTATCACACTACAAACAAATAATTACGATGTATTTGAAAAATTTGTCGATACGTTACAAATCATTTTTCGTGCGGTTAATGAGGTAGTTGCTCCTGCTTTAGTTGAAAGAATTGGATTACGCTATATTGACTTAATTCGTCCTCAAGCAGAAGAACCATTAACAAAATATTTATCTGAAGGATTGCATGGATTGCATGGATTGAATGCGGCTAAATTAGAAGTTCAATCGCTCCAGCATCGTTTTGAGACAATTGGGAAAACAGATAACGGTATACTCGTTATACGTTTATCACAAAATAAAGAAGCAAAATTTCTTCCACCTGAACTTGATCCGGTTGGATTAAAATTTGATTTAGATATAAGTCGTAATGAACTAGTTACATTGCTTGATATAGATCATTTCTCAATAACTCAGCTTGATATGGATGAACAAGTTGTTGTTGATACAATGTGGAATTTACATGACCATTGTGACCGTGTTTTTCGTGAGGCTGTGACTCCTTATGCATTGCAAAAATGGGGAAGCAAAGATATACCTATGAGCTAA